Within Winogradskyella helgolandensis, the genomic segment TTAGATATTGGAAAACCCGAAGATTTTCAAAAAGCCCAAAACGATATTAAGTTCATAAAGTTTTAGCCCATTGTTTTAGTTACTTCACTTGAATACTTCAACTAAAAAAGGACAATATTCATTTTAAAAGATTGGCTAGGTGTCGTATCTTTGCGCAGCTAAAAAATACAGTTACTTTTCAATTCATTTATAGAGCATCTGTAGTTTCAATTATCTTATGAATCACAAACAAGCATTAAAACACAATATATTCAAATACATCACTCAATCTGCTGAAGAATTGCAGATAGAAAGCTATGTTATAGGTGGCTTCGTGCGCGATTATCTTTTAGAACGTGGTGCTGCTAAAGATATTGATGTGGTTGCCGTTGGAAGTGGAATTGAGTTAGCAAAACAAGTCGCTAAAAATTTACCAAACCAACCTAAAGTTCAAGTTTTTAAAACTTACGGAACTGCGATGTTGCGTTACGATGATATTGAAATTGAATTTGTTGGTGCTCGTAAAGAAAGTTATAACGAAGACAGTAGAAACCCTATTGTTGAAAATGGCACATTAGAAGACGACCAAAACCGACGCGATTTCACAATAAATGCTTTAGCCTTAAGCTTAAATAAAAACAACTTTGGGGAACTTCTAGATCCATTTAATGGCCTTAATGATTTAGACAAAGGCATCATTCGCACACCCCTAAATCCCGATATTACCTATAGCGATGATCCATTACGAATGATGCGCGCTATTCGTTTTGCAACGCAACTTAATTTTAAAATTGAAGATGCTTCACTCAAAGCCATCGCTGATAATAAAGAGCGCATTAAGATTATAACTAAAGAACGTATTGTAGTAGAACTCAATAAAATCTTAGAAAGTAAAATGCCTTCTATAGGTTTTATTCATTTGGAACAAACAGGATTGTTAGATTATATTCTTCCTGAGTTGACCGCCTTAAAAGGTATCGATGAAATTGAAGGACAACGTCACAAAGATAATTTTTACCACACCCTAGAAGTCGTAGATAATATTGCCAGAACCACCGATAACCTATGGTTGCGTTGGGCTGCATTATTACATGATATTGGAAAAGCACCAACCAAGAAATTCCACAAAAAAATAGGCTGGACGTTTCATGCGCATGAATTTGTAGGCTCAAAAATGGTTTACAAACTTTTCAAACGACTAAAAATGCCTTTGAATGACAAAATGAAATTTGTACAGAAAATGGTTTTTATGAGTTCGCGACCAATAGTTCTAGCTTCTGACGTTACTGATGCTGCAGTTAGGCGTTTGGTATTTGATGCAGGCGATAATGTAGAAGATTTAATGACACTCTGTGAAGCAGATATTACAACTAAGAACCCTAAGAAATTCAAAAAATACCATAATAATTTCCAAAAGGTAAGAGATAAAATTGTTGAAGTAGAAGAACGTGATCAGGTTCGTAATTTCCAACCACCAGTTTCTGGTGAAGAAATTATGAAAACCTTCAACCTAAAACCCTCAAGAGAGATTGGACTGATTAAAGAAGCTATAAAGGAAGCCATTTTAGAAGGAGAGATTCCTAATGAACATGGAGCGGCTTTTGAGTTGATGTTGAAAAAGGGGAAGAAATTAGGACTTGAAGCAGTAAAATAATATTAATTCTTGCATTTATGGATCATCAAATAAAAGAAAATAAAGCCGTCATTTATTGGCTACTCACAGGTTGCATACTAATTTTTATCATGGTTGTCGTTGGTGGTATCACGAGACTTACGCATTCTGGCTTATCGATTTCAAACTACAAATTAATTTCAGGAACAATCCCTCCAATGAATGAGGTAGAATGGAATGAAGCGTTTGAGCTTTATAAACAATACCCAGAATATCAAAAACTTCATAATCACTTTGGCTTAGAAGAATTTAAAGATATTTATTTCTGGGAATGGATCCACAGAGTTATTGGTCGTTTTATCGGATTGGTCTTTATCATTCCATTTATTTATTTTTTAATTAAAAAACGTCTTTCTAAATCCACCATAAAAAAATCTGTAATACTTCTTATTTTAGGAGGTTTTCAAGGCTTTTTAGGTTGGTATATGGTAAAATCTGGATTAGTAGATGAGCCTAATGTGAGTCATTTTAGACTAGCAGCACATTTAACTACAGCCTTTCTAACTTTTGCTTACACCTTTTGGGTGGCATTAGATTTAATGTTTCCAGATAAAAAAGTCATTGATAAAAAGTTGCGTAACTTTATACGAATCGGATTAGCCGTACTTATTCTTCAAATTATTTATGGTGCTTTTGTTGCAGGCTTAGATGCTGGTTGGATTCATAACCATTGGCCATTAATGAACGAAGGCAAATGGATTCATGAAACCGTATTTATAGAACAAAGTCCTACATATCTTAACTTTTTAGAAGGTAAAAGTGGCGTTCAATTTGTACACAGAACATTGGCGTATGTCGTAGTTATTTTTATTCTAGCTATTTGGTATAAAGCGAAACGAACGCAACTAACCATTTGGCAAACTAAAGGTATAAACCTACTTTTAATAATGGTTGGAGTTCAATTTTTATTGGGAGTATTAACCTTAATATTTGCGGTTCCGGTTTGGTTAGGTGTTTCACATCAGGTTGGAGCATTTATTTTATTAAGTGCGATGACATTTACCTTACATCGCTTCACTAAATAATTAAAAAATCCCTTAACTTTGCAGCATGATTTACAGATTTAGAGTTATACTAGATAACGACACCGAAGATGATGTGTTCCGCGATATAGAAATCCGCGAAAGTGACACGATGGAAGATTTACACAATACTATAACCCAATCTTTTGGTTTTGATGGTATGGAAATGGCGTCTTTTTATATAAGCGACGATCAGTGGAACCAAGGTGAAGAAATCTCAATGATGGATATGAGCGAAGCTGGTAATGAAGTAAAGATGATGAACGAAACTGTTCTTAATTCTATAGTTCATGAAGCATCTACACGCTTAATTTATCTCTACGATTTCATGAATATGTGGACGTTTTATGTCGAATTAGGAGAAATTGTTGAAGAAGCAGAAGGTACGGATTACCCTAATCTTATGTTTGTTCACGGTCAAATACCTGATGAAGCTCCTGAAAAAACGTTTGAAGCTGAAGAAGACGATGACGACTACAATGAATTTGACGACGATTTAGATTTAGACGACTACGATAATTTGAATTTTGATGAAAACTGGAATTAATATTTAATTATATTAAAATCTATAAAGATAGATTCTTTTTAAATGCCTATATGCAATCGTTAATTGCCTTCAAACCGATCGCCTATACGACCTATAACAAACGTTTTAAATTAACATCTTCATAATTCCGCTTTACAAAGTCGAGTGCATATTTAAGCACCTCTCCCATGTTTTTACTTTTTCTAAAATTTAAATCTAACGTGTGATTATAAATTTCATCTTTAAGTCTTTCTATATGTTTTGGAAGCGAAATTTCATCAGCTTCCATACAATCTAGTAGTGCATTTAAGCGTGTGTGATAACTAATCATTCGTTTAGCAACAATAGACCGTTCTTCAATTTTATATTGATCTATCGATTCAGGTTGAATTTTTTCTCGTACCAACTCTACCATCTTATTATTCTCTTTAAAAAATTGCGGTCTATAAATCTTTAGATTGCCTTCAAAAGATTGTTGATCAAAATCAATGGCTCTAATTTTAAAAACTACATGATCAAAATCGTGCGTAGGAACAATGACATAGTTATAAGAACGCATATCACCTAAAAGTCGAATTAAACAGCGCTCATTAAACTTTACAAACTCTTTAGCTATCTGTGATTTTTCAGAAGGGCTACAATCTGGCAACATATTTTTTATAAACTCATCACCAGGAATACCAGCAATGTGCTCTTCAATCAACGTATCCTTACAGACCAAAAAGTTGATTTGATAGGGTGATAACATCTGCTCAAGTTCTAAGCCGTAAACTCTAGATGCATCTGCGGTTTTAACATAAAAATGAGTAAAATTATCATTAAGTACATTTCTCACCTTTATTCTAAAAGGTTTAGAATTCCCAAAGGTGCAGAAATCAATAGCATCTACACTCAGGTATTTTAAAATCCATGTGCCTCCATCTGAAATTAAACTGGAATAGACTTGTTTTAAACTACTATCAATTTCTTCGCGTTCATAATCATTATAATATACACGTACCCAAAGTGTATCAACATCATCTTTATCATAAACAACAATAGAACCTTGAAAACGCAGCAAATCAGAATAAAAAATAGGCAAATCTATGTTTCGTCTATATTTAGACAAATAACCATCTAATTTTTCAGAAATTGGATATGTTGGTTTTCGCTTTGATATTTTTAAATCCTCACTCATGTGATAAATTTAAGGGTTTTAAAATGAATTATAAAAAGTTAATTCTAAATTTGATTGAAATAATCTCCTGAAGACTTCTTCATTTATTTAATTACTGATTTGGAGTATCTTTTATTATAAAATAAAAATACTGTAACAAACAAAAGCATCAATCGTCTTATCTTTATAACCAACTTTTGCTGAATTTAATTCAGCATTACAAAAATCAATCATTTTGGAGCCAATCCTTACTATTAATAATCTCACCAAGAAATTCGGGTATTTAACGGCCGTAAAAAATTTAAGTTTTACCATTAACAAAGGCAATGTCTATGGTATTTTAGGACCTAACGGAAGTGGTAAATCTACAACCTTAGGAATCGTTTTAAATGTGGTAAATAAAACACAAGGCGATTTTCATTGGTTTGACGGAAATACCTCAACTCATAATGCCTTAAAACAAGTTGGAGCGATTATAGAACGTCCAAATTTTTATCCGTATATGACGGCTTATCAAAACTTAAAGCTCGTCTGTAAGATAAAAGGTGTTGAACAAAGTAAAATTGGAGAAAAACTTGCAATTGTTGGATTACTAGACAGAAAAGACCATAAATTCAGAACGTTTTCTTTAGGAATGAAACAACGTTTAGCTATTGCTTCTGCCCTACTCAACGATCCGGAAATTTTAATTTTAGATGAGCCAACTAATGGTTTAGACCCTCAAGGCATTCATCAAATTCGTCAAATTATAAAAGATATTGCTGCTAATGGTACAACTATTCTTTTAGCATCGCACCTTTTGGATGAAGTTGAAAAAGTGTGTACACATGTTGTTGTACTTCGTAAAGGAGAAAAATTATATGCAGGTCGTGTGGATGAAATGATTAATAGTCATGGTTTTTTTGAGTTAAAGGCTGAAAATCATCAAGCTTTATTAAATGCGTTAGAATCGCATTCAAATATTGGAAACGTAAAAGAAGAAGGAGAATTGATTACCGCTTTTCTAAATGAACCTATGTCCGCTTCAGAATTTAATAAGTTTATGTTTGAAAAAGGAATTTTCTTGTCGCATCTTGTAAAACGAAAAGAAAGTTTAGAAGAGCAATTTTTACAACTTACAGACAACCAATAAATCAATCAAAATCAGCATAATTCCTATTCATCGGATAATGCAAAACCAATAGACATATGTTACGATTATTACAAATAGAATTTGAAAAATTACGATATAGTAAAGCTAGTATAGTACTGATTTCAACCTACTTTATTCTATTAGCACTTATTGCGCTTTTCGCAATGATAAAATTTGATATTGGTCCAATAAAATTTCATTTTGCTGAGCTTGGCATGTTCAACTTTCCGTATATATGGCATTTTAATACGTTTGTTGCCGGCTTGCTAAAATTCTTTCTGCTACTCGTTATTGTATCCATGGTCTCAAATGAATACAGTAATAAAACTCTAAAGCAAAACCTCATCGATGGATTAAGTAAAAAGGAATTTATATTATCTAAATTCTATATGGTCATCGCTTTTTCTTTAGTGTCTACCTTATTTGTGTTTGTTGTATCCTTAATTTTAGGTCATATCTATTCTAGTTACACAGAGCCTTCAATTGTATTTTCTGATTTAGAATATCTCCTTGCGTTTTTTATAAAATTAGTCGGATTTTTCTCTTTTGGTTTATTCTTAGGAGTCCTTGTTAAGCGTTCTGCATTTGCAGTTGCCACAATGGTCGTATTGTTTTTTATAGAGTTTATCAGCTACGCCATTGTTTCTGGTTACAATAGAGGAACAGAAGTTGCTGATAAAATTTATCAATTTGCACCATTTAAATCGCTATGGAATCTAATTGATGAACCAGGCTCAAGATTATCTGCCGTACAAGCTATGGCACAACAAGTTGGTGAGGACATATCTTACGATTATGCTGTACATTGGTACGAAATTGCTATCGTTTTGGGTTGGACTGCCATTTTTATCTTTTTATCTTATCAATTACTAAAAAAGAGAGATTTATAATAGCTTTGTAGAAATTGCTTTACAATCATACAATGTTAAAACTTGGGATTTTTTATATTCTAGGTGTTATATTGTGTGCCCAATGTGAATGACCCACATTTAGCTCTTATGAAAAGGATCTTTTTAATTTTAGTCTTACTATTTACAAGCCCTCATTTTTTCGCGCAAAGTGAAGCCTCTTTTTGGTATTTCGGCAGAAATGCTGGCCTACGGTTTAATGCCTCAACGGGTTCAGTAACAGCAATTACCAATGGTCAAATAAACACTTTAGAAGGCTGCACATCTATTTCAGATTCTGATGGAAATTTATTGTTTTATTCCGATGGAAGAACGGTTTGGAACCGCAATCACCAAATTATGTCTAATGGTGATTATTTTGGTGGCACCGGACTTTTAGGCGATCCATCTAGTACGTCATCTGGACTAATTGTTCCCAAACCAGAAGATCCTGATAAGTATTACCTCTTTACAGTAGATGAACCTCATCAATTTAATGCCACAACATCTCCAAACCAATACACCGGAACATATGAAGGAGGAGGAACGATTCCTTCTGCTGATGATGGTTACAATAATGGATTTAATTATTCATTAATAGACATGACTTTAAATAGCGGATTAGGTGATGTAGATGCTATTGAAAAGAATAACCATTTAGTGACTTATGATCCTTCTACACCTATCGAAGTTCAATATAAAAGTTCAGAAAAAATTACGGCAGTTCGTGCTGAAGATTGTTCATCCTTCTGGGTAATTACACACTTTGGTAATAAGTTTTATGCCTTTAAAATTGACACCAATGGAGTACAGACGACACCTGTAATTTCAGAAATTGGTCCTTATATTCCTATTGAAGGTTACAGGCGAAATTCTTTAGGTTATATAAAAACTTCTCCTGATGCTTCAAAACTTGTTGCTGCGAACTTTGGAGAAGCTACTCTAGCTGGAGGTGATGCTGCCGGAAATGTTATTTTATATGATTTTAATAATGAAACAGGAATGGTTTCCAACCCTTTAGAACTTTACGGTTCTCAAAATGGAAATAGTCCATATGGTGTAGAGTTTTCTGCAGAAAGTAAAAAGGTTTATGCTACTTTAAGTGAAGGCTTATCAGGAAGTGGAACCAGTCATTTGTTACAATGGGATTTAGAAAGTACTGATATTCCTAATTCACAACAAGTTATTCACTCTTCTAACGATATTACTGCTGGTGCCTTACAATTAGGAATTGATCGTCGTATTTATAGAGCAAATCTGAGTTATAATAATAACCCTACAATTACAAAATACTTAGGAGTTATTAATAATCCTGAAGCCAATGGTTCATCTGTAAATTACGACGAACAAGGTATATTATTAGATATTAACGGCTCCAACCAAAACACAAGTCAGATTGGTTTGCCTCCATTTATTCAATCTTTATTTAATTCTGAAATTGATATTATTAGAAATGGGGAAAGTACTACCGAATTAAAATTATGTACCAACGACACCTACCCTTTACAAGCCGATGACATTGCAGGTGCAGATTACGTATGGTCTCTAAATGGTGTTCAATTAGCAGAAACCTCATCGCAATTAATGATAGATACACCTGGTTTTTATGAAGTTTATATTGAACCAAATAATGGTGAATGTCCAATTGAAGGTAGTGCTGTAGTTGGTGTTTTTGAAATTCCTATTGCAAATCCACTTTCTAATGTTGCGGTTTGTGATGTTTTCGATAATGATGGGTTTTCACAATTCAATTTTACAAATAAAAATTCTGAAGCCTTATTAACCCAAGACCCTTTGCAATACAACGTCCGTTATTTTGAAACACTTGAAGATGCAGAATCCAATGAAAACATAATAACGTTTCCGTATATAAACACAGCAAATCCACAAACTATATTTGTTCGTGTAGACAATACTAATAATACCAATTGCTTCGCTGTTAATTCCTTTGAACTAGAGGTTTTTAACACACCTCAAATTCCAAATTTAGACACTATTGAATTTTGTGATAATTTTGGTAATGTAATGGATGGTATTGCCACTGTTGCACTTGGAGATTTACTGCCCAGCATCAGAGGAAACCAAACGGATATCAATATTACATTCCATAACTCACAAGATGATGCCGATACAAATACAGATGTACTACCTCTAAATTATACCAATACCACAGCGATTAATGAAACTATTTTTGTTAGAGTTGAAAATGCTTTACATACGGATTGCTTTATTACAGATAGTTTTAATGTCTTTATTAATCCTATTCCTTTAGCCAACGATATCACTATTATACAGTGTGATGAAGATGGTATTCCTGAAGGTTTTACCATCTTTAATTTGAATGAAAGCATCAGCGAAATCACCGATGAAACATTAAATACCGTTAACTTTTACAGCTCAGAAACCGATGCCGAAAATGAAGAAAACCCATTAAATGCTGATGCCTTTGAGAACTACACCAACCCTCAAACCGTTTATGCAAGAGTTACAAACACAGATTCTGATTGTGCCAATATTAGCGAAGTTACTTTAGAAGTTAGTACAACCGCTTCAAACAATGCAAGTTTATCACTATGTGATACGGACGGTACAGAAGATGGTTTAATGTCTTTTAATCTTACAGATGCTAACGCTACTATTTTAGCTAATTCTCCGTCAGATTTAAATATAACTTATTACGAAACGTATAACGATGCCTTGTTAGAAAATAATTCGGTTGGCACAAGTTTTACCAATACTACTCCAAATCATCAAACCATATATGCACGTGTAGAGAATTCTAATGCTTGTTATGGGATAAGTGAGATAGAATTAACTGTTTACGATTTACCAAATATAGAGACTGAATTTGAAACTTATTACTGTTTGAATTTCTCTCCAGAACCTATTGTTTTACAAGGTGGAGTCATTGACGGTTCACCAAGTAACTATTACTATAATTGGTCTACAGGTGAAACCACATCAGAAATAGAAATAGATACTCCAGGAACTTATACAGTTCGTGTTTCTAATACTAATGGCTGTTTTAAAGACCGAACAATTACGGTATCACCTTCCAATATAGCCAGCATAACCCAAATTGAAGTCATTGATGCTTCACAAAATAATTCTATTTCTGTAATCGTGAATGGTGAAGGCGATTACGAATATGCTTTAGACAACAGCAACGGTCCATACCAAGACGGTACAACTTTTAATAATGTTCAACCAGGAATTTACACGATTTATGTTCGCGATAAAAATAATTGTGGTATTACGGAAGACTTCGTTTCGGTAATTGGTTTCCCTAAGTTTTTCACGCCAAATAACGATGAAGTCAATGATTACTGGCAAGTTTATGGTGTTTCCGAACAATTTCAAGCCAATTCAAAAATTTATATTTTCGATAGATACGGAAAATTACTGACCACCCTGAATCCATTAAGTCCTGGTTGGGATGGCACTTTTAATGGCGAAAAAATGCCAACTAGCGATTATTGGTTTAAAGTTACCTTAGAAGATGGTCGCACATACACAAATCACTTTACATTAAAACGATGATGAATTACCCTACTGATATTATCAAATTTATAGTATTAACGTGTTGCTTTTTCTTTGGCAGTTTAGTTTATGCTCAACAGCCAAACGATTGCCAATTTGCGGTAACAGTTTGTGGAAATTCCGATTTCAGTTTAAATGTTAATGGTATTGGAACGCAAGAATTAAACAACTCCAACACCTGTGGAAGTCAAGAAAATAATAGTATTTGGCTAGAAGTTAATATTGCCACAGCTGGCACTTTGGCATTTACGTTAACACCGAGCAGTACAAGTATTAGTGAAGATTATGACTTCTTTATTTTTGGACCGAATGTGAATTGCGGACAACTAGGCCAAGCCATTCGCTGTTCTACAACGAATCCTGCAGCCGCTAATCAAGGGAATAATAGAACCGGTCTAAATTCCACGGATCCAGATCCAGACGAAGGGCCAGGAGCAGATGGAGATAGTTTTGTAAGTGATATCGACGTCTTAGCAGGCGAAAGCTATTTTATTGTTATTGATAGACCTATTGGTAATAGTCCATTTTCATTAGAATGGACGGGTACAGCTACCTTTCCTGAAGCACCATCAAATCCGATAACGGCAAATACAATTTCAACAAGTTTACCTAGTATCGATGTTTGCGATGCAACGGCTCCTTTTGATGATAACATTACAGAATTTGACTTCACTACATTAACGCAAGATATCATTAATGGAGAATCTGATGTAATGGTAACGTATCATAAATCTGAAAGTGATGCCAACATTAATATCAATGCCTTGGGGAGTATTTTCAATAACACATCGAGTAATGAAACCATATATATTAGAGTCGAGAATTTAACAACAGGCTGTTTTATTATTAATGATGTGGACATTAATGTTTCTGCACTCACCAATTTTAATCCTACTACAGATTATAATATATGTGATGATGATTTAGATGGAGATGACCAAAATGGTATTTCA encodes:
- a CDS encoding ABC transporter ATP-binding protein, coding for MEPILTINNLTKKFGYLTAVKNLSFTINKGNVYGILGPNGSGKSTTLGIVLNVVNKTQGDFHWFDGNTSTHNALKQVGAIIERPNFYPYMTAYQNLKLVCKIKGVEQSKIGEKLAIVGLLDRKDHKFRTFSLGMKQRLAIASALLNDPEILILDEPTNGLDPQGIHQIRQIIKDIAANGTTILLASHLLDEVEKVCTHVVVLRKGEKLYAGRVDEMINSHGFFELKAENHQALLNALESHSNIGNVKEEGELITAFLNEPMSASEFNKFMFEKGIFLSHLVKRKESLEEQFLQLTDNQ
- a CDS encoding T9SS type B sorting domain-containing protein, yielding MKRIFLILVLLFTSPHFFAQSEASFWYFGRNAGLRFNASTGSVTAITNGQINTLEGCTSISDSDGNLLFYSDGRTVWNRNHQIMSNGDYFGGTGLLGDPSSTSSGLIVPKPEDPDKYYLFTVDEPHQFNATTSPNQYTGTYEGGGTIPSADDGYNNGFNYSLIDMTLNSGLGDVDAIEKNNHLVTYDPSTPIEVQYKSSEKITAVRAEDCSSFWVITHFGNKFYAFKIDTNGVQTTPVISEIGPYIPIEGYRRNSLGYIKTSPDASKLVAANFGEATLAGGDAAGNVILYDFNNETGMVSNPLELYGSQNGNSPYGVEFSAESKKVYATLSEGLSGSGTSHLLQWDLESTDIPNSQQVIHSSNDITAGALQLGIDRRIYRANLSYNNNPTITKYLGVINNPEANGSSVNYDEQGILLDINGSNQNTSQIGLPPFIQSLFNSEIDIIRNGESTTELKLCTNDTYPLQADDIAGADYVWSLNGVQLAETSSQLMIDTPGFYEVYIEPNNGECPIEGSAVVGVFEIPIANPLSNVAVCDVFDNDGFSQFNFTNKNSEALLTQDPLQYNVRYFETLEDAESNENIITFPYINTANPQTIFVRVDNTNNTNCFAVNSFELEVFNTPQIPNLDTIEFCDNFGNVMDGIATVALGDLLPSIRGNQTDINITFHNSQDDADTNTDVLPLNYTNTTAINETIFVRVENALHTDCFITDSFNVFINPIPLANDITIIQCDEDGIPEGFTIFNLNESISEITDETLNTVNFYSSETDAENEENPLNADAFENYTNPQTVYARVTNTDSDCANISEVTLEVSTTASNNASLSLCDTDGTEDGLMSFNLTDANATILANSPSDLNITYYETYNDALLENNSVGTSFTNTTPNHQTIYARVENSNACYGISEIELTVYDLPNIETEFETYYCLNFSPEPIVLQGGVIDGSPSNYYYNWSTGETTSEIEIDTPGTYTVRVSNTNGCFKDRTITVSPSNIASITQIEVIDASQNNSISVIVNGEGDYEYALDNSNGPYQDGTTFNNVQPGIYTIYVRDKNNCGITEDFVSVIGFPKFFTPNNDEVNDYWQVYGVSEQFQANSKIYIFDRYGKLLTTLNPLSPGWDGTFNGEKMPTSDYWFKVTLEDGRTYTNHFTLKR
- a CDS encoding CCA tRNA nucleotidyltransferase, encoding MNHKQALKHNIFKYITQSAEELQIESYVIGGFVRDYLLERGAAKDIDVVAVGSGIELAKQVAKNLPNQPKVQVFKTYGTAMLRYDDIEIEFVGARKESYNEDSRNPIVENGTLEDDQNRRDFTINALALSLNKNNFGELLDPFNGLNDLDKGIIRTPLNPDITYSDDPLRMMRAIRFATQLNFKIEDASLKAIADNKERIKIITKERIVVELNKILESKMPSIGFIHLEQTGLLDYILPELTALKGIDEIEGQRHKDNFYHTLEVVDNIARTTDNLWLRWAALLHDIGKAPTKKFHKKIGWTFHAHEFVGSKMVYKLFKRLKMPLNDKMKFVQKMVFMSSRPIVLASDVTDAAVRRLVFDAGDNVEDLMTLCEADITTKNPKKFKKYHNNFQKVRDKIVEVEERDQVRNFQPPVSGEEIMKTFNLKPSREIGLIKEAIKEAILEGEIPNEHGAAFELMLKKGKKLGLEAVK
- a CDS encoding IS1096 element passenger TnpR family protein gives rise to the protein MIYRFRVILDNDTEDDVFRDIEIRESDTMEDLHNTITQSFGFDGMEMASFYISDDQWNQGEEISMMDMSEAGNEVKMMNETVLNSIVHEASTRLIYLYDFMNMWTFYVELGEIVEEAEGTDYPNLMFVHGQIPDEAPEKTFEAEEDDDDYNEFDDDLDLDDYDNLNFDENWN
- a CDS encoding COX15/CtaA family protein, whose amino-acid sequence is MDHQIKENKAVIYWLLTGCILIFIMVVVGGITRLTHSGLSISNYKLISGTIPPMNEVEWNEAFELYKQYPEYQKLHNHFGLEEFKDIYFWEWIHRVIGRFIGLVFIIPFIYFLIKKRLSKSTIKKSVILLILGGFQGFLGWYMVKSGLVDEPNVSHFRLAAHLTTAFLTFAYTFWVALDLMFPDKKVIDKKLRNFIRIGLAVLILQIIYGAFVAGLDAGWIHNHWPLMNEGKWIHETVFIEQSPTYLNFLEGKSGVQFVHRTLAYVVVIFILAIWYKAKRTQLTIWQTKGINLLLIMVGVQFLLGVLTLIFAVPVWLGVSHQVGAFILLSAMTFTLHRFTK
- a CDS encoding ABC transporter permease, with amino-acid sequence MLRLLQIEFEKLRYSKASIVLISTYFILLALIALFAMIKFDIGPIKFHFAELGMFNFPYIWHFNTFVAGLLKFFLLLVIVSMVSNEYSNKTLKQNLIDGLSKKEFILSKFYMVIAFSLVSTLFVFVVSLILGHIYSSYTEPSIVFSDLEYLLAFFIKLVGFFSFGLFLGVLVKRSAFAVATMVVLFFIEFISYAIVSGYNRGTEVADKIYQFAPFKSLWNLIDEPGSRLSAVQAMAQQVGEDISYDYAVHWYEIAIVLGWTAIFIFLSYQLLKKRDL